A genomic stretch from Myripristis murdjan chromosome 12, fMyrMur1.1, whole genome shotgun sequence includes:
- the ggcx gene encoding vitamin K-dependent gamma-carboxylase, which produces MEARDAAAGARFVEQTSEAVGPDGGQQAPQQDAAAKAEGPPEKSRMERLFGFRTEDLSSWQRLVALLNRPTDPASLGIFRCLFGMLMAIDITQERGLSHLDYKYLDGAPVCRFPLFNFLQPLPMDWMYFVYVVMFLGAVGIMLGCFYRLSCLMFISTYWYIFFLDKTAWNNHSYLYGLIGFQLTLMDGNRFWSIDGLRKPAIRNAHVPLWNYTLLRTQIFIVYFIAGVKKLDADWVEGYSMSYLAHHWLFDPFKVILPVELVSLLVVHGGGLILDLTAGYLLFFDATRRYAFIPVSYFHCMNSQLFSIGMFSYTMLATSPLFCYPDWPRRFFARFPSLLRPVLPFTTTDIQTSASCVYPETQSSGKDRQETRSATRPSKLRLKHKLGAIFTLLYLAEQFFLPYSHFITQGYNNWTNGLYGYSWDMMVHSRSHQHVKITYKDGKTGEIGYLNPGVFTQSRRWKDHGDMLKQYATCLSHFLPRYNITDPEIYFDIWVSINERFQQRIFDPRVDIVRADWSPFRPNPWLMPLLVDLSPWRTKFQEIEGKLDNQTEIVFIADFPGLHLENFVSEDLGNTSVQVLQGQVNVEIVEEKKNYTLQPGEQMKLPAGAYHKVYTVSEEPSCYMYIYVNTTEAALQENFTKLFELQERVRNGTETEPLPPELQPLMSADDSDESEINATDPIVRLFLKRQRRMKEVKKRKEANVLERLNRFTVKKYYMIRRGFLMTAIALRNLAVGLPPVEQLTREVAFANMKEPQAEANDDERLKDEVGHGEL; this is translated from the exons ATGGAGGCGAGGGACGCGGCTGCAG GTGCTCGCTTTGTTGAGCAGACCTCTGAGGCTGTGGGCCCTGATGGGGGCCAACAAGCTCCACAGCAGGATGCGGCTGCTAAAGCGGAGGGGCCCCCAGAAAAAAGCAGGATGGAGCGGCTGTTTGGCTTCAGGACGGAGGACCTCAGTTCCTGGCAGCGCCTGGTCGCCCTGCTGAACCGCCCCACTGACCCGGCATCTCTGGGCATCTTCCGCTGTTTGTTTG GCATGCTGATGGCCATCGACATCACCCAGGAGCGTGGCCTCAGTCACCtggactacaagtacctggaCGGCGCCCCGGTGTGCCGCTTCCCCCTCTTCAACTTCTTGCAGCCGCTGCCGATGGACTGGATGTACTTTGTCTATGTGGTGATGTTCCTGG GCGCTGTGGGCATCATGCTCGGCTGTTTCTACCGCCTGTCCTGCCTCATGTTCATTTCAACATACTGGTACATCTTCTTCCTGGACAAAACGGCATGGAACAACCACTCTTACCTCTACGGCCTCATTGGGTTTCAGCTCACACTCATGGACGGCAACAGATTCTG gTCAATTGATGGATTACGGAAACCTGCTATAAGAAATGCCCATGTGCCTCTGTGGAACTACACTTTGTTGAGGACCCAG ATATTCATTGTATACTTCATCGCTGGAGTCAAAAAACTGGATGCCGACTGGGTGGAAGGATACTCGATGTCGTATTTGGCACACCACTGGCTTTTTGATCCTTTCAA AGTGATTCTGCCTGTGGAGTTGGTGAGTCTGCTGGTGGTGCACGGAGGAGGTCTCATCCTCGATCTGACGGCTGGCTACCTGTTGTTTTTTGATGCCACGCGACGTTATGCGTTCATCCCTGTCTCTTACTTCCACTGCATGAACTCTCAGCTCTTCAGCATTG GGATGTTCTCCTACACAATGCTGGCCACCAGTCCTCTCTTCTGCTATCCTGACTGGCCAAGAAGGTTCTTTGCCCGCTTCCCATCACTGCTCAGGCCCGTCCTGCCTTTCACGACCACAGATATTCAAACCAGTGCTTCCTGTGTCTACCCTGAGACCCAGAGTTCAGGCAAAGACCGCCAGGAGACCCGGTCTGCCACCAGGCCCTCCAAACTGAGGCTTAAGCACAAGCTGGGAGCCATTTTCACTCTTCTCTATTTGGCTGAACAGTTTTTCCTGCCGTATTCCCACTTCATCACACAG GGTTACAACAACTGGACCAATGGCTTGTATGGATACTCCTGGGACATGATGGTTCACTCCCGCAGCCATCAGCACGTCAAGATCACCTACAAAGACGGGAAAACTGGAGAAATAGGATATCTGAACCCAGGG GTGTTCACACAAAGCCGTCGCTGGAAGGATCACGGGGACATGCTAAAGCAGTACGCCACATGCCTCAGTCACTTCCTGCCTCGCTATAATATCACGGACCCCGAAATTTATTTTGACATCTGGGTGTCCATCAACGAACGCTTCCAGCAAAG GATCTTTGATCCCCGTGTGGACATTGTCAGAGCGGATTGGTCACCTTTCCGCCCAAACCCGTGGTTAATGCCCCTGCTGGTAGACCTCTCACCTTGGAGGACCAAGTTTCAGGAGATTGAGGGAAAACTGGACAATCAGACTGAGATCGTCTTTATTGCTGATTTCCCAG gtCTCCACCTGGAAAACTTTGTGAGTGAAGACCTGGGCAACACCAGTGTCCAGGTGCTGCAGGGCCAGGTGAACGTTGAGATCgtagaggagaagaagaactaTACTCTGCAGCCTGGTGAGCAGATGAAG ctaccTGCCGGGGCCTACCATAAGGTATACACAGTGTCTGAAGAACCTTCTTGCTACATGTACATCTACGTCAACACCACAGAGGCAGCACTACAGGAGAACTTCACTAAGCTGTTTGAGCTGCAAGAGCGAGTTCGCAACGGAACAG AAACCGAGCCCCTCCCACCAGAGCTGCAGCCGCTTATGTCTGCAGACGACAGCGACGAGTCAGAAATTAATGCCACCGACCCGATCGTCCGGCTGTTCCTGAAGAGGCAGCGTCGCATGAAGGAGGTGAAGAAGCGCAAGGAGGCCAACGTGCTTGAGCGACTGAACCGCTTCACTGTGAAGAAGTACTACATGATACGAAGGGG ATTCTTGATGACAGCCATTGCTCTGCGAAATCTTGCCGTGGGCCTTCCTCCTGTGGAACAGCTGACGAGGGAAGTCGCCTTCGCCAATATGAAAGAGCCTCAGGCGGAAGCCAACGACGATGAACGCCTCAAAGATGAAGTCGGTCACGGAGAGCTTTAA
- the loxa gene encoding protein-lysine 6-oxidase isoform X1, protein MGLRIFGTPLYAYACAYLFVFILQAAHSQRNPETRQGNNQRTPLRQTLQWAHNGKIFSILSHGSEYQPPRQRGAQEQVQAGPVTIIRDGDVNREARRPSDTSGQAASSAGSSRWVPPQAQRHLRHQHGHPGGHAEAQRNSTTNETQDGAPVRREDMMVGDDPYDPYKSTDRDNPYYNYYDVYERPRPRPRPGYGTSYHQYGLPDLVPDPYYIQASAYVQRVPMYNLRCAAEENCLSSSAYRSSVRDYDTRMLLRFPQRVKNQGTADFLPSRPRYSWEWHSCHQHFHSMDEFSHYDLLDSSSQRTVAEGHKASFCLEDTSCDYGYYRRFACTAHTQGLSPGCYDTYNADIDCQWIDITDVKPGNYVLKISVNPSYQVPESDYSNNVVRCEVRYTGNYAYVSGCHMSPY, encoded by the exons ATGGGATTACGCATATTTGGCACGCCACTTTACGCATATGCATGcgcttatttatttgttttcatactGCAAGCTGCCCACTCTCAGAGGAATCCCGAGACACGGCAAGGAAATAACCAGAGAACGCCTCTCCGGCAGACACTACAGTGGGCACACAATGGCAagatttttagtattttaagtCATGGCTCGGAGTATCAGCCACCGAGGCAGAGGGGCGCACAGGAGCAAGTGCAAGCAGGACCTGTCACCATCATTCGCGATGGAGACGTGAACAGGGAGGCGAGGAGACCCTCGGACACCTCCGGCCAGGCTGCGTCCAGCGCCGGCAGCTCCCGCTGGGTGCCACCTCAGGCCCAAAGGCATCTGAGGCATCAGCACGGCCATCCAGGTGGCCACGCAGAGGCGCAGAGGAACAGCACGACGAATGAGACCCAGGATGGAGCCCCGGTCAGGAGAGAGGACATGATGGTTGGTGATGATCCTTATGACCCATACAAGTCCACTGACAGAGATAATCCTTACTACAATTACTACGATGTTTATGAGAGACCCAGGCCCAGGCCCAGACCGGGCTATGGCACAAGCTACCACCAGTACG GTCTACCTGATCTTGTGCCAGACCCATACTACATCCAGGCCTCCGCCTACGTGCAGAGAGTCCCAATGTACAACCTCAGATGTGCAGCCGAAGAAAACTGTTTGTCAAG ttcAGCCTACAGGTCAAGTGTCAGGGACTATGACACCCGCATGCTGCTGAGGTTCCCTCAGAGAGTCAAGAACCAGGGCACAGCCGACTTCCTGCCCAGCAGACCACGCTACTCATGGGAATGGCACAGCTGTCACCA GCATTTCCACAGCATGGACGAGTTCAGCCACTACGACCTGCTGGATTCCAGCTCACAGAGGACGGTGGCAGAGGGCCACAAGGCCAGCTTCTGCCTGGAAGACACTTCCTGTGACTACGGCTACTACAGGCGGTTTGCCTGCACTGCACACACCCAG GGGCTGAGTCCAGGATGTTATGATACCTACAATGCAGACATTGACTGCCAGTGGATCGACATCACAGATGTGAAACCTGGAAACTATGTCCTCAAG ATCAGTGTAAACCCCAGCTATCAGGTGCCGGAGTCAGACTACAGCAACAACGTGGTGCGCTGTGAGGTCCGCTACACTGGCAACTATGCCTACGTGTCAGGTTGTCACATGTCACC ATATTAA
- the loxa gene encoding protein-lysine 6-oxidase isoform X2, protein MGLRIFGTPLYAYACAYLFVFILQAAHSQRNPETRQGNNQRTPLRQTLQWAHNGKIFSILSHGSEYQPPRQRGAQEQVQAGPVTIIRDGDVNREARRPSDTSGQAASSAGSSRWVPPQAQRHLRHQHGHPGGHAEAQRNSTTNETQDGAPVRREDMMVGDDPYDPYKSTDRDNPYYNYYDVYERPRPRPRPGYGTSYHQYGLPDLVPDPYYIQASAYVQRVPMYNLRCAAEENCLSSSAYRSSVRDYDTRMLLRFPQRVKNQGTADFLPSRPRYSWEWHSCHQHFHSMDEFSHYDLLDSSSQRTVAEGHKASFCLEDTSCDYGYYRRFACTAHTQGLSPGCYDTYNADIDCQWIDITDVKPGNYVLKISVNPSYQVPESDYSNNVVRCEVRYTGNYAYVSGCHMSP, encoded by the exons ATGGGATTACGCATATTTGGCACGCCACTTTACGCATATGCATGcgcttatttatttgttttcatactGCAAGCTGCCCACTCTCAGAGGAATCCCGAGACACGGCAAGGAAATAACCAGAGAACGCCTCTCCGGCAGACACTACAGTGGGCACACAATGGCAagatttttagtattttaagtCATGGCTCGGAGTATCAGCCACCGAGGCAGAGGGGCGCACAGGAGCAAGTGCAAGCAGGACCTGTCACCATCATTCGCGATGGAGACGTGAACAGGGAGGCGAGGAGACCCTCGGACACCTCCGGCCAGGCTGCGTCCAGCGCCGGCAGCTCCCGCTGGGTGCCACCTCAGGCCCAAAGGCATCTGAGGCATCAGCACGGCCATCCAGGTGGCCACGCAGAGGCGCAGAGGAACAGCACGACGAATGAGACCCAGGATGGAGCCCCGGTCAGGAGAGAGGACATGATGGTTGGTGATGATCCTTATGACCCATACAAGTCCACTGACAGAGATAATCCTTACTACAATTACTACGATGTTTATGAGAGACCCAGGCCCAGGCCCAGACCGGGCTATGGCACAAGCTACCACCAGTACG GTCTACCTGATCTTGTGCCAGACCCATACTACATCCAGGCCTCCGCCTACGTGCAGAGAGTCCCAATGTACAACCTCAGATGTGCAGCCGAAGAAAACTGTTTGTCAAG ttcAGCCTACAGGTCAAGTGTCAGGGACTATGACACCCGCATGCTGCTGAGGTTCCCTCAGAGAGTCAAGAACCAGGGCACAGCCGACTTCCTGCCCAGCAGACCACGCTACTCATGGGAATGGCACAGCTGTCACCA GCATTTCCACAGCATGGACGAGTTCAGCCACTACGACCTGCTGGATTCCAGCTCACAGAGGACGGTGGCAGAGGGCCACAAGGCCAGCTTCTGCCTGGAAGACACTTCCTGTGACTACGGCTACTACAGGCGGTTTGCCTGCACTGCACACACCCAG GGGCTGAGTCCAGGATGTTATGATACCTACAATGCAGACATTGACTGCCAGTGGATCGACATCACAGATGTGAAACCTGGAAACTATGTCCTCAAG ATCAGTGTAAACCCCAGCTATCAGGTGCCGGAGTCAGACTACAGCAACAACGTGGTGCGCTGTGAGGTCCGCTACACTGGCAACTATGCCTACGTGTCAGGTTGTCACATGTCACCGTGA
- the snx24 gene encoding sorting nexin-24 isoform X1, producing MHPVRVSIPSFRSENNSIEKGYTVFKIEVLMNGRQHTVEKRYSEFHALHKMLKKSIKPPEIPSKHVRNWVPKVLEQRRHGLELYLQTIIMENEVLPKIFLDFLNIRHFPSVPKTESCGSFDTESEESSKLSHQPVMLFLRDPYLLPSTHDTFSNVVIEGVVHGVFYPDLQPSLTDDLCRYSR from the exons ATGCACCCGGTCAGAGTGTCTATCCCGTCGTTCCGCTCCGAGAACAACTCCATCGAGAAAGGCTACACG GTGTTTAAAATTGAGGTGCTCATGAATGGCAGACAACACACTGTTGAGAAACGTTACAGCGAATTTCATGCATTGCATAAAATG CTGAAGAAGAGCATAAAGCCGCCAGAGATTCCTTCTAAACATGTTAGAAACTGGGTTCCCAAAGTGCTGGAGCAGAGGAGGCACGGCCTGGAGCTCTATCTGCAG ACTATAATTATGGAAAATGAGGTTCTTCCAAAGATATTCCTGGATTTCCTGAATATCCGCCATTTTCCTTCAGTGCCAAAAACAGAAAGCTGTGG GTCATTTGATACTGAATCAGAGGAATCAAG taaactTTCACACCAGCCAGTCATGCTCTTTCTGAGAGACCCCTACCTACTACCATCTACCCACG atacattttcaaatgttgtGATTGAAGGTGTGGTACACGGAGTTTTCTACCCAGACCTTCAGCCAAG TTTAACCGATGACCTCTGTAGATACTCCAGATGA
- the snx24 gene encoding sorting nexin-24 isoform X2 has protein sequence MHPVRVSIPSFRSENNSIEKGYTVFKIEVLMNGRQHTVEKRYSEFHALHKMLKKSIKPPEIPSKHVRNWVPKVLEQRRHGLELYLQTIIMENEVLPKIFLDFLNIRHFPSVPKTESCGSFDTESEESSKLSHQPVMLFLRDPYLLPSTHDTFSNVVIEGVVHGVFYPDLQPR, from the exons ATGCACCCGGTCAGAGTGTCTATCCCGTCGTTCCGCTCCGAGAACAACTCCATCGAGAAAGGCTACACG GTGTTTAAAATTGAGGTGCTCATGAATGGCAGACAACACACTGTTGAGAAACGTTACAGCGAATTTCATGCATTGCATAAAATG CTGAAGAAGAGCATAAAGCCGCCAGAGATTCCTTCTAAACATGTTAGAAACTGGGTTCCCAAAGTGCTGGAGCAGAGGAGGCACGGCCTGGAGCTCTATCTGCAG ACTATAATTATGGAAAATGAGGTTCTTCCAAAGATATTCCTGGATTTCCTGAATATCCGCCATTTTCCTTCAGTGCCAAAAACAGAAAGCTGTGG GTCATTTGATACTGAATCAGAGGAATCAAG taaactTTCACACCAGCCAGTCATGCTCTTTCTGAGAGACCCCTACCTACTACCATCTACCCACG atacattttcaaatgttgtGATTGAAGGTGTGGTACACGGAGTTTTCTACCCAGACCTTCAGCCAAGGTAG